One Oncorhynchus mykiss isolate Arlee chromosome 9, USDA_OmykA_1.1, whole genome shotgun sequence genomic window, tccaaaaaatgcaacgtcactacaaaatatttcaaaagtcgCCGATAAAcattgccaaaatatttcaaacgacttttgtaatacaactttaggtatttttaaacgttaataatcaatcaaattgtagacgggtctatctgtgttcaatacaggaagacagcAAACCATGCTACTTTTAACGTCTTGctcactctcaacagtgttacccagttcctagatggcctacttcttcatttcacaaatgaataacctcaaccaaattccaaagactggtgaaatccagtggaagcggtaggaactgaaaacaggtttcTAAGAAATATAATTTGCCAATGAGAAATtagtgaacagacagagacaaaaaacaaaacaattctgaacggttagtccccggggttttgcctgctacataagttctgttatattcacagacatgattcaaacagttttagaaacttcagagtgttttttatccaaatctactataatatgcatatcttatattcctggcatgagtagcaggaaggtgaaattgggcacactatttatccaaaagtgaaaatgctgccccctataccttaagttaatggacaaaaaatgtgcttttctttcaaaaacaaggacatttctaagtgagcccaaacttttgaatggtagtgtgcatatggtagtgtgtatatataaaatgTCTTACAGAGCCTTTCTATAAGTCCACTCAAGGTTCTTCAACTGTCTTCTGTGATTAGAGCAAAGTTGATCGCCTTTGCCGATCGCTCATCATCTTCAACCATCAGTGAGTCCATCTTACAGAGACCACCAAATGCATTGTTTTAAGTCAACCCCTACAAAtatatacatgtatttatttaaccctcCCGTTGTCCTGGTATTGTGGCTAGTCCCCTTGTCCTCCGGGTCACCCTGTCCCGTCCTGGCTAAAGGCCCAATGTGCGCAAGTGTGACAGTAGACGTGTGAACagcctttgcagatgtatttcttacACCTGCAGCACACCGTGTGTGTCTTGGAGTACTTCTTGGGTGGGCAGAGCTGACACCTCTTCCTCTTACCTGCCACGGTGGCCGGGGCAACGAGCGGGGCAGCGGCCGTGTCAGCGGCGGGGCCCTGGCGCTGTTGATCACGAGGCGCCTCAGCCGCCACCGCGgccgccgccgccgccgccgTAGCACTCTGTAGGACTTTGACAAGGGCTGACGCCGCTTCGGTGCGGGGCAGATGCTGCCTTCTTTGGATCAGCGGCTTCAcgagtgcctttcccagctgctcgaGGAACACCCTGCGCTTGTTCCGCTTGCCAGGCATCCAGTCGGGCTTGATCTCTCGCCATATGACAAAGGCGTTGTAGGAGGACACGTCGAGGATGTTGTGGAAGacgaccaggggccagcgggcagtcatccgTCTGCAGCTGTAGGTGCCCACCACCTTGTCTAGGTTGTCCACGCCGCCCTTGTTGCAGTTGTAGTCTAGGATGAGGGCCGGCTTCCTGTCGCGGCGATCGCTGACGTGGCCCTCTGTGTGCAGCGTGCTCAAGAGTAGCACGTTCTTGTTTCTCTTTGCCAGGTAGGACACCAGAGTGGCGGTGGGCGTGAAGGCGAACCTGGAGGACAGGACCTGTCTGCCCCTGGACTGGAGCAGCGCGGGCGGGAGCTCGGCCTTGTTCTTTCTCACCGTGCCCACCATGGTGAGGTTCCTCTCGAGGAGCCGCTGGCCCAGGTCGTAGGAGGTGAAGAAGTTGTCGCAGGTGACGTTGCGACCGCTCAGGCCCGTTGTCAGATCGAGGACGACGcgcatcccctggttcttctcGGGGCCTCCGCCGGCCGCCTTGCCGGTGTACacttgcatcttccaagcgtaGCTGGACTTGGCGTCGCAGGCCACCCACGACTTGATGCCGTATTTGGCCGGCTTGCTGGGGATGTACTGACGGAAAGGACAGCGGCCTTTTGGAAAGGGGTCAAGACACAAGGGCCAACTTTTTGTGTTACACACGCTGCCAGCGCTGCTACAGCCAGCCGCTGCTGCGGCAGCACCGCCTCTCTGCATAGACATATaagcacgcgcgcgcgcacacacacacacacacacacacacacacacacacacacacacacacacacacacacaggaagcaaGCGCAAGAAGCGCAATCACAAGCACGGTGCCGTACCTCTGAACGGGACCAGTTGCTCGTCCACCGTCACGTCGGGCCCCGGGTTGTAGAGGGCCGGCAGCCGCGCCTCCCACAGGTCCCAAACCTCCCGTATGGCCGCGAGTTTGTCCGTGGCGAGTCTGGCGGGTCTCGACTGGCGGTCGTCGAATCGCAGCAGCCTCGAGTACCTGTGAAAGACCTTGAGCGGCATGGTGGCTCGGAACACGGTCCTGCCGCTCTCGGCGTCCCACAGGCTGGCCGCGGCCTCGCCCCGGGACCTGTAGACGCCCGCTAGGATCAGCAGCCCTACGTAGGCGCGCAGGTCCGTGGCGTCCATGGGTCGCCAGCCGTCGCCGTATTTTCTGGCCCCGTGCAGGTTCGTCATTTCCACAATTATCCTTTCTATCGCCGGCGTGACAAACAGGTGGAAAGCGGACGCGATGTCGCGGGCCTGTGTCGCGGCATAGGCCGTGGGGCCCGGAGTCTGGTCCGGCCCGACCTGGCAGATGGCGAGGGCCCCGCGGCTGCGGCTGCGGCGGCCTTAGGCCACGGGGGACCACTCGATTTTGCCGTTTTTCGACAGCAACGGCGGCTCCCGTTGGTCCGGGGCCGAGGAGATCTCTTCCTCGCCGCGGTCCTCGCGCTCGTCCTCGTGCTCATCCTCGGGCGGCTCTTCCTCGGGCTGCTCTCCctcagaagagggagaagaggcatCGTCGACCTCGCGGCGCTCGGGGTTGTATTCCTCCCCGTCTTCGTCTTCCGaaacctcttcctcttcctcctcctcctcctcctggcaaTCCGAGTAGTCTTCTTGGTCCACGCTGGACAAGATCTGTTCTAGAACCTGCGCGGCCGTAAAACGCGCGGCCATGGCCGCTCGGGTCCGCTGAGCTGCGGGGCAAGAGCGCACTTGGCACGGGTGGGTAGGGCGCCGGTcactttgggtgtgtgtgtgcgggtgcgtGCGGGTGCGCGCGAGTGGGTGCCGCTGACAACATTAGTATCCTCTCTACGTAGGGTGCCGGCCGGGCCGGCTTACTGCGGGAGACCGAGACCCGAAAATGCTCGAGGCTCGCTTGCGCGCTCCTGCGTAGCCGTGTGCAGTCGACCCAGCCCAGCCGAGCAACGAGAACCACTCGGCTGTCACTCTAGCACACGACTGACGGAGCACGTCCGGACCTGTGCAGCGGCCGGCAGGGTCGCTCTGAGCCACGAGCGCAACGAGAACCACTCGGCTGTCACTCTAGCACACGACTGACGGAGCACATCCGGACCTGTGCAGCGGCCGGCAGGGTCGCTCTGAGCCACAGAGCGTCGCACAGCCTGGCCACACTCGCAGACGCTCTAGTACGCTCCGCGGCAGACGCCTCGCCAGTGGCTGACAGGGTCGCACTGACTCGCAAGAGCGCAGAGAGCAGAGCGCCAGCCCTGGCCCGTTTCCAGGGCCTGGGTCGCTCTGACCCGCAGAGCGCAGGGCGCCACGAGAACACTCAGCTGCTGCTCTCTAGCACACGGCGGAGCACGTCCGGACCTGTGCAGCGGCCGTCTGGGTCGCTCTGACCCATGAGCGCAGAGCCCAGAGCGcagagcccagagcccagagcGCAGAGCGCAGACCGGGGATCCCGGAGCACAGCCTCGCCACACTCGCAGACGCTCTACTACGCTCGACGCCACACGCCTCGCCAGTGGCTGGCAGGGTCGCTCTGAGCCACGAGCGCGACTCTAACACTCGGCTGCTGCTCTCTAGCACGCGGCGGGGCACGTCCGGACCTGCAGCGGCCGGCTGGGTCGCTCTGACCCATGAGCGCAGAGCCCAGAGCGCAGAGCGCAGGGCGCAGAGCGGGGAGCCCGGAGCACAGCCTCGCCACACTCGCAGACGCTCTACTACGCTCCACGCCACACGTCTCGCCAGTGGCTGGCAGGGTCGCTCTGACTCAGGAGCGCAAGAGCGCGACTCTAACACTCGGCTGCTGCTCTCTAGCACACGGCGAGGCACGTGTAGCGGCTTGCAGCGGTGAGCCCAGAGCGCAGGGCGCAGACCGGGGAGCCCAGAGCACAGCCTCGCCACACTCGCAGACGCTCTACTACGCTCCCACGCCACACGCCTCGCCAGTGGCTGACAGGGTCGCTCTGAGCCGCCGGCGCAAGAGCGCCAGCCCtccacacacagggcctgggtcacTCTGACCCGCGAGCGCAGAGCACAGAAAGGggagcccccccacacacagggcctgggtcacCCTGACCCCAGGACCACGGGAGGGTTATCCTGCATTAATTGTAAAAAAGCCCCTTATATATTCATTTCGAATCCTCAATGTAATTAGGTATACTATACAACGACATTTTATTGATGTGCCAGTATTTACATTTAGTTTCCTTTTATGAATCCTACCAATTATTATTGGATTATTCACAATGGCAACCAACAACATTTATTTATTAGTTATGTTGGATTGTTTGCAGAACTCACAGCCTGCTACGCTTGTGAAAAACAAAATGCCTCCAGCAGAATATCTACAGGGCTTAAACATAATTAAAACGCAGGTTTAATATTAATAATCGTTGGATAACAAATCACTATCACAATATTAAAAACGTTCAAATGCATTCATGAATTATATCACTTTAGCCAACATTTTGCAGTTCATCTGATGAAGGTGAAcatgggcctatttatataatgaatatgaaatcggagggcagaaattattaaacatcaaagcattagacctctcactaaaggcgtcagtcatacaaaagttatacttcaATCCAAACTGGTTGGAGATTAGAGTACATGGCCATAGTACAAGGCTAGAtaatttttcaagctgttcaaacattcatagttgaccagcagggtcaaataatataaACAGTGGTTATAGTGTGCAACTGATCAGCACTTTAGGAGTAAATaccagttggcttttcatagccaagcattcagaggtcaagacagcaagtgtgtgtgagtgagtgagtgagaatcaGGATAAAGATAAGACCCAGATGTAGACTGTGTCGAAGTAGCAaagtttattac contains:
- the LOC118965934 gene encoding piggyBac transposable element-derived protein 4-like is translated as MAARFTAAQVLEQILSSVDQEDYSDCQEEEEEEEEEVSEDEDGEEYNPERREVDDASSPSSEGEQPEEEPPEDEHEDEREDRGEEEISSAPDQREPPLLSKNGRRSRSRGALAICQVGPDQTPGPTAYAATQARDIASAFHLFVTPAIERIIVEMTNLHGARKYGDGWRPMDATDLRAYVGLLILAGVYRSRGEAAASLWDAESGRTVFRATMPLKVFHRYSRLLRFDDRQSRPARLATDKLAAIREVWDLWEARLPALYNPGPDVTVDEQLVPFRGRCPFRQYIPSKPAKYGIKSWVACDAKSSYAWKMQVYTGKAAGGGPEKNQGMRVVLDLTTGLSGRNVTCDNFFTSYDLGQRLLERNLTMVGTVRKNKAELPPALLQSRGRQVLSSRFAFTPTATLVSYLAKRNKNVLLLSTLHTEGHVSDRRDRKPALILDYNCNKGGVDNLDKVVGTYSCRRMTARWPLVVFHNILDVSSYNAFVIWREIKPDWMPGKRNKRRVFLEQLGKALVKPLIQRRQHLPRTEAASALVKVLQSATAAAAAAAVAAEAPRDQQRQGPAADTAAAPLVAPATVAGKRKRCQLCPPKKYSKTHTVCCRCKKYICKGCSHVYCHTCAHWAFSQDGTG